A single region of the Stegostoma tigrinum isolate sSteTig4 chromosome 8, sSteTig4.hap1, whole genome shotgun sequence genome encodes:
- the LOC125456171 gene encoding elongation of very long chain fatty acids protein 1 yields the protein MLAEMGARAAQVYENLLKGDPRIEEYPLMVSPVPMTAILLFYVYFVLSLGPRFMASKKPFDLKKIMVVYNFALVFFSMYIVYEFLMAGWATGYTFRCDPVDYSNSPRALRMVRVAWLFLFSKFVELFDTVFFVLRKKNSQITFLHIFHHSIMPWTWWWGVKFGPGGMGSFHAMVNSIVHVIMYFYYGLSAAGPAFQKYLWWKKYMTAIQLVQFVIVSLHVTQYYFMDHCDYQFPIFIHLVWMYGTFFFILFSNFWYQAYTKGRRLPKGREQKQKAAMKNGRPVAENGRHLLENGEVMNGKVKTN from the exons ATGTTGGCAGAGATGGGGGCACGAGCTGCCCAGGTATATGAAAATCTTCTGAAAGGAG ATCCAAGGATTGAAGAATATCCACTAATGGTATCGCCAGTCCCTATGACTGCTATCCTCTTGTTCTACGTGTATTTTGTACTGTCGCTGGGACCCAGATTCATGGCTAGCAAGAAGCCCTTTGACCTTAAAAAGATTATGGTTGTCTATAATTTTGCACTGGTGTTTTTCTCGATGTACATAGTATATGAG TTTTTGATGGCTGGCTGGGCTACAGGATACACATTCCGGTGTGATCCTGTGGATTATTCCAATAGCCCCAGAGCTCTTCGA ATGGTACGTGTGGCGTGGCTGTTCTTATTTTCAAAATTTGTTGAACTGTTTGATACG GTGTTCTTTGTCTTGCGAAAGAAAAACAGCCAGATTACCTTCCTTCACATTTTCCACCATTCCATCATGCCTTGGACCTGGTGGTGGGGAGTTAAGTTCGGACCAG GTGGTATGGGATCCTTCCATGCTATGGTGAACTCTATCGTCCATGTCATCATGTACTTCTATTATGGATTGTCTGCAGCCGGTCCAGCTTTTCAGAAATACCTCTGGTGGAAAAAGTATATGACAGCGATACAGCTG GTCCAGTTTGTCATCGTTTCTCTGCACGTCACCCAGTACTACTTCATGGATCACTGTGATTACCAGTTCCCCATCTTCATCCACCTAGTGTGGATGTATGGAACATTCTTTTTCATCCTTTTCTCCAACTTCTGGTACCAAGCGTACACAAAGGGCAGGAGGCTTCCCAAAGgcagagaacaaaaacagaaagcagcCATGAAGAATGGAAGGCCAGTAGCAGAAAATGGCAGGCACTTGCTggaaaatggggaggtgatgaaTGGAAAAGTGAAGACCAATTAG